A single Brienomyrus brachyistius isolate T26 chromosome 11, BBRACH_0.4, whole genome shotgun sequence DNA region contains:
- the LOC125751500 gene encoding tumor protein p53-inducible protein 11-like, which yields MASKPQATLMKKHSQTDLVSRLKTRKVLGVGGEDDDGEVHRSKISQMLGNESKFGGREPVGLRFWILISAVTLTAVALMAVAFPSQLYETVFKEKLLAASISIRLYGGALLSLSLIMWKGLHTAEKVIIQWSLLAEVCYLAIQFLVTFVTLIEVSPVSHSPMILLLLSQVLFLIVTLYFYFHLRRRPKKI from the exons ATGGCATCCAAACcccaagccaccctcatgaagaaacacagtcaGACTGACCTGGTGAGTCGACTGAAGACACGCAAGGTGCTGGGAGTTGGAGGCGAGGACGATGACGGCGAGGTGCACAGGTCGAAG ATCAGTCAGATGCTGGGAAATGAATCCAAATTTGGGGGGAGAGAACCTGTAGGACTCAG GTTTTGGATCCTCATTTCAGCAGTCACACTTACTGCAGTGGCTTTAATG GCTGTTGCGTTCCCCAGCCAGCTCTACGAAACAGTCTTCAAAGAGAAGCTTCTTGCCGCCAGTATTTCCATCCGGCTTTATGGAGGAGCACTTCTCA GTCTTTCTTTAATCATGTGGAAAGGTTTGCATACTGCAGAGAAGGTTATTATTCAGTGGAGCCTGCTGGCAGAGGTCTGCTACTTGGCAATCCAGTTTTTAG TTACATTTGTTACCCTCATAGAAGTCAGCCCGGTCTCCCACAGCCCCATgattctcctcctcctcagtcAAGTGCTCTTCCTCATTGTTACCCTCTACTTCTACTTCCACTTAAGACGCCGGCCCAAGAAGATCTGA